The following coding sequences lie in one Apium graveolens cultivar Ventura chromosome 3, ASM990537v1, whole genome shotgun sequence genomic window:
- the LOC141713060 gene encoding uncharacterized protein LOC141713060, with amino-acid sequence MGLVDGFVEILSKPAIGEGINIIGPVWIAFLFGVLVGWAWKPSSLVSKFQFLSPASIDWASSDFFKIHTNTVDSSVIDVGSEKQQLIKLKYMEDSTLRSSHTEKDDGLAVIGEDFKHLTRLVDKRDGGPPWRHLMDRSTHDMSYQAWIREPEIGPPQYCSRTVYENAKPEMLRDFFWDDEFRLKWDDMILHAETVEECPTTGTMIVHWIRKFPFFCSDREYIIGRRIWESGRSYYCVTKGVPCPSIARRQKPRHVDLYYSSWFIRAVESRVGDGQLNACEVILFHHEDMGIPWEIAKFGVKQGMWGAVRKIECGFRAYQNERASEPPLSHCAFMAQINTKIDPGHLKSLESNEILEETEVVKSPEKQAGLNLPKLIVFGGAVALACSLDRGLFTKAVLFSAARRFGNIGKGAFPRTQS; translated from the exons ATGGGGTTAGTTGATGGTTTTGTTGAGATATTGAGCAAGCCTGCAATTGGGGAGGGGATAAATATAATTGGTCCTGTTTGGATTGCTTTTTTATTTGGGGTTTTGGTTGGTTGGGCATGGAAACCCAGCTCCCTTGTTTCCAAGTTTCAATTTTTATCTCCTGCTTCCATTGATTGGGCTTCCTCTGATTTTTTTAAAATCCACACCAATACCGTTGATTCTTCTGTTATTGATGTTGGGTCGGAAAAACAACAGCTTATTAAGTTGAAATACATGGAGGATTCTACTCTCAG ATCGTCACATACTGAAAAGGATGATGGCCTTGCTGTGATTGGAGAAGATTTTAAGCATCTAACCCGACTGGTGGATAAAAGAGACGGTGGACCCCCTTGGAGACATCTGATGGATCGTTCAACCCATGATATGAGCTATCAAGCATGGATTAGGGAACCAGAG ATTGGTCCTCCTCAATATTGTAGCAGAACCGTGTATGAGAATGCCAAACCTGAAATGCTGAGAGACTTCTTTTGGGATGATGAGTTCCGGCTCAAGTGGGATGACATGATTCTTCATGCTGAAACAGTGGAAGAATGCCCTACCACAGGAACAATGATTGTGCACTGGATACGGAAG TTTCCTTTTTTCTGTAGTGATAGAGAATACATCATTGGGCGTCGAATATGGGAATCAGGAAGATCATATTACTGCGTGACCAAG GGAGTGCCATGCCCATCTATAGCCAGACGGCAAAAACCAAGACATGTTGACCTGTACTACTCGAGCTGGTTCATAAGAGCAG TTGAATCGAGGGTAGGAGATGGCCAACTGAATGCATGTGAAGTGATACTTTTCCATCATGAAGACATGGGAATTCCTTGGGAAATTGCAAAGTTTGGAGTGAAACAGGGGATGTGGGGAGCAGTCAGGAAGATTGAATGTGGTTTCCGAGCCTACCAAAATGAAAGGGCATCCGAGCCACCACTTTCTCACTGTGCTTTTATGGCTCAAATCAACACTAAAATTGATCCCGGCCACCTAAAATCGTTGGAAAGTAATGAAATTCTAGAAGAGACTGAAGTGGTCAAGTCACCTGAGAAGCAAGCTGGTTTGAATCTACCAAAGCTCATAGTCTTTGGGGGTGCTGTTGCCCTAGCTTGTAGCCTTGACAGGGGCCTCTTCACTAAGGCGGTTCTATTTAGCGCTGCCAGAAGGTTTGGAAACATTGGGAAGGGAGCATTTCCCAGAACACAGTCGTGA